From the genome of Flavobacterium luteolum, one region includes:
- a CDS encoding glycosyltransferase family 2 protein: MTFFNSEIMWFLEIYILLILGYAMLIMSSYLILAYLSTKELRNYLKRNSFVDYDVLLTSEFAPQLSLIAPAYNEGLTIEENVKSLLSLNYNNYQVIVVNDGSKDNSMEILIKTYDLVLNDLEFHPKIETKKIRGIYTSRNAAFKKLIVVDKENGGKADALNVGLNIAQNPYVVCIDVDCILDKDSLLKLAKPFLESYGKRIIATGGVVRIANQCVIKNGRLVEVNVPDVMLSRIQVLEYLRAFLLGRMAWGKLDGLLLISGAFGAFDKEIAILSGGYSTKTVGEDMELIVRMRRYMMDNKLPYSVSYIPDPLCWTEAPEDFKIFKKQRSRWMRGTIETLSFHRGMFLNPKYKLLGMLSVPYWTLFEFLAPAIEFIGLVITAVFIIFGILNWHFFFLLLLFVYTFAVFFSVIALYSEEKTYHKYPKQVDFFKLLMAAFIEPFYFHPLTVYAALIGYKEKIMGTKGWGEMTRKGFTKK, encoded by the coding sequence ATGACTTTTTTTAATTCTGAAATAATGTGGTTTTTGGAGATTTATATACTCCTTATTCTCGGTTACGCCATGCTTATTATGTCTTCTTATCTAATCTTGGCTTATCTTTCTACAAAAGAGCTAAGGAATTATCTTAAGAGAAATAGTTTTGTCGATTATGATGTTTTATTGACCAGCGAATTTGCTCCACAACTTTCACTAATTGCTCCGGCTTACAATGAAGGTCTTACGATTGAAGAGAATGTAAAATCGCTGCTTTCGCTGAATTACAATAATTATCAGGTTATTGTCGTCAATGATGGAAGCAAGGACAATTCGATGGAAATACTGATCAAAACATACGATCTTGTGTTAAACGATTTGGAATTTCATCCGAAAATTGAAACCAAAAAAATCAGAGGAATCTATACTTCAAGAAATGCGGCTTTCAAAAAACTGATTGTCGTTGATAAAGAAAATGGAGGTAAAGCAGATGCTTTAAACGTCGGACTTAATATTGCGCAAAATCCGTACGTGGTTTGTATTGATGTCGATTGTATCTTAGATAAAGACTCACTTTTAAAACTGGCAAAGCCATTTTTAGAATCGTACGGAAAACGTATTATTGCAACGGGAGGTGTAGTTAGAATTGCCAACCAATGTGTTATTAAAAACGGACGTTTGGTCGAAGTAAATGTTCCAGATGTAATGCTATCGAGAATTCAGGTTTTAGAATATCTTAGAGCTTTTCTATTAGGAAGAATGGCCTGGGGAAAACTAGATGGATTACTGCTTATTAGCGGTGCTTTTGGAGCTTTTGATAAAGAAATAGCCATACTTTCTGGCGGTTACAGTACCAAAACGGTGGGAGAAGATATGGAACTCATTGTAAGAATGCGCCGTTATATGATGGATAATAAACTGCCTTATTCAGTAAGTTATATTCCAGATCCGCTTTGTTGGACAGAAGCGCCAGAAGATTTCAAAATATTCAAAAAACAACGCTCTCGTTGGATGCGAGGAACTATAGAAACGTTAAGTTTTCATCGCGGAATGTTCTTAAATCCGAAATACAAACTACTCGGAATGTTAAGTGTGCCCTATTGGACTTTGTTTGAATTTCTGGCTCCTGCCATAGAATTTATTGGTTTGGTCATCACTGCAGTGTTTATAATATTTGGTATTTTAAATTGGCATTTTTTCTTTTTACTGCTGCTTTTTGTGTATACCTTTGCAGTGTTCTTTTCGGTGATTGCTTTATACAGCGAAGAAAAAACCTATCATAAATATCCAAAACAAGTTGATTTTTTTAAGTTGCTAATGGCCGCTTTTATAGAACCGTTTTACTTTCATCCGCTTACGGTTTATGCCGCTTTAATTGGATATAAAGAAAAAATTATGGGAACCAAAGGTTGGGGCGAAATGACCAGAAAAGGATTTACCAAGAAATAA
- a CDS encoding response regulator: MTKKILIVDDHLVVRNGVAMILERQFEDVAISNAENFFEAITLLKNLPFDLVVLDINIPGGKNTDMITDIRAIQPDVKILVFSAHEEEQYALKYLSSGANGYVDKLCSEEKIMFAITSIFESGTYISSELVSKLVNIQTSKKTLNPLEGLSKRELQITDLLVQGNGNLEISNKLNIHMSTVSTYKARVFEKLKVNNLVELINFYKTFKS, encoded by the coding sequence ATGACAAAGAAAATCTTAATAGTAGATGATCATTTGGTAGTGCGAAATGGAGTTGCCATGATTTTGGAGCGACAATTTGAAGATGTTGCCATTTCGAATGCCGAAAATTTCTTTGAAGCGATTACACTTTTAAAAAATCTTCCTTTTGACTTGGTAGTTTTAGATATTAATATTCCAGGTGGAAAAAATACCGATATGATAACCGACATTAGAGCCATTCAGCCCGATGTAAAAATATTGGTTTTCTCTGCTCACGAAGAAGAACAATACGCTTTAAAATACCTTTCTTCTGGCGCCAACGGTTATGTCGACAAATTGTGCAGCGAAGAAAAAATCATGTTTGCCATTACTTCAATTTTTGAATCTGGAACTTATATTTCGTCTGAATTAGTTAGCAAATTGGTCAATATTCAGACTAGCAAAAAGACATTAAATCCGTTGGAAGGTTTGTCTAAAAGAGAACTTCAAATAACAGATCTGTTGGTTCAGGGAAATGGCAATTTAGAAATTTCAAACAAACTCAATATTCACATGTCAACTGTGAGTACCTACAAAGCAAGGGTTTTTGAGAAATTAAAGGTCAATAATTTGGTAGAGCTTATCAACTTTTATAAAACGTTTAAGAGTTAG